One window of the Brevibacterium limosum genome contains the following:
- the ehuA gene encoding ectoine/hydroxyectoine ABC transporter ATP-binding protein EhuA — translation MEFKDVEKRFGKTTVLKDLNFTVAPGERVTLIGPSGSGKTTILRLVMTLEELTDGYIFVDGKPLTFEERDGKRVELPKKRTREMTTRIGMVFQQFNLFPNMTVLENIIEAPVHVLGKSKAEASREAEELLERVGLAEKADEHPTRLSGGQQQRVAIARALAMSPEILLLDEVTSALDPELVGDVLAVLRDIAETTDITMLLVTHEMQFARDVSHRVMMFDGGQVLEEGPPDQIFNNPQHERTRSFLSSVL, via the coding sequence ATCGAGTTCAAGGACGTGGAGAAGCGGTTCGGAAAGACCACCGTGCTCAAGGACCTCAACTTCACTGTGGCTCCTGGCGAACGCGTGACCCTCATCGGGCCCAGCGGTTCGGGCAAGACGACGATCCTGCGCCTGGTGATGACGCTCGAGGAGCTCACCGACGGCTACATCTTCGTCGACGGCAAACCGCTGACGTTCGAGGAGCGCGACGGCAAGCGGGTCGAGCTCCCGAAGAAGCGCACGCGGGAGATGACCACGCGCATCGGCATGGTCTTCCAGCAGTTCAACCTGTTCCCGAACATGACCGTGCTCGAGAACATCATCGAGGCCCCTGTGCACGTGCTCGGCAAGTCCAAGGCGGAGGCGAGCAGGGAGGCCGAGGAGCTGCTCGAGCGAGTCGGACTGGCGGAGAAAGCCGACGAGCATCCGACGCGGCTCTCCGGCGGTCAGCAGCAGCGTGTGGCGATCGCCCGCGCCTTGGCGATGAGCCCGGAGATCCTCCTCCTCGACGAGGTCACCTCGGCGCTCGACCCCGAGCTCGTCGGCGACGTGCTCGCCGTCCTGCGCGATATCGCCGAGACCACGGACATCACGATGCTGCTGGTGACTCATGAGATGCAGTTCGCCCGCGACGTCTCCCATCGGGTGATGATGTTCGACGGCGGTCAGGTCCTCGAGGAGGGCCCGCCGGACCAGATCTTCAACAACCCGCAGCACGAGCGCACCCGCTCGTTCCTCTCCAGCGTGCTCTAG
- the ehuD gene encoding ectoine/hydroxyectoine ABC transporter permease subunit EhuD, which produces MIWNWEFAFEALPILLRGFVNTLIATVVGTLIATVLGLIIAVAIRGLPRWINWIVRLLVAFVRNTPLVVQLIFVYYIFAGIPGLVDVPALVIGFIVIGIHYSTYMSESYRAGIDSVPPGQFEAATALSLPPVRTFTAIVLPQALRATVPSLGNYAVAMFKDTPFLFAISVVELVTSAQQFGAAKFAYTEAFTLAGIIFLVASYPTSLLIQRLDRRLARY; this is translated from the coding sequence ATGATCTGGAATTGGGAATTCGCCTTCGAGGCCCTGCCGATCCTGCTCCGCGGCTTCGTCAACACGCTCATCGCCACCGTCGTGGGCACGCTCATCGCCACAGTCCTCGGCCTCATCATCGCCGTGGCCATCCGCGGACTGCCGCGCTGGATCAATTGGATCGTCCGACTGCTCGTCGCCTTCGTCCGCAACACGCCGCTGGTCGTGCAGCTGATCTTCGTCTACTACATCTTCGCGGGCATACCCGGCCTGGTCGATGTGCCGGCGCTCGTCATCGGCTTCATCGTCATCGGCATCCACTATTCGACGTATATGTCCGAAAGCTACCGTGCCGGCATCGATTCGGTGCCGCCGGGACAGTTCGAGGCGGCCACCGCGCTCTCGCTGCCGCCGGTGAGGACCTTCACCGCAATCGTGCTGCCACAGGCCCTGCGGGCGACGGTCCCTTCGCTGGGCAACTACGCGGTCGCGATGTTCAAGGACACACCGTTCCTGTTCGCGATCTCCGTGGTCGAGCTCGTCACCTCGGCGCAGCAGTTCGGAGCGGCGAAATTCGCCTATACGGAAGCCTTCACGCTGGCCGGAATCATCTTCCTCGTCGCCAGCTACCCGACCTCACTGCTCATTCAGAGATTGGATCGACGCCTTGCCCGCTACTGA
- the ehuC gene encoding ectoine/hydroxyectoine ABC transporter permease subunit EhuC, producing MTENLTTLLSFLPQLWEGVQTTIILTVVGSLGAVIIALVLGLAMTSTHAWLRVPARIIVEFFRGTSLLVQLFWLFYVFPLLGVELDPMICGIGALALNYGAYSAEVVRSSITTVDKGQWEAAIALSLSPTRRMIRVIFPQAWALMIPSLATLLIQLLKGTAVVSFITLQDLTDKITQLRQSTNDTYFAFTVGLIIYFVIAWLIQELMNFLERRATAALGRRRPNSRSDRREARRLAREDAIRKDRLKSQIRGAGAGSRGGGR from the coding sequence ATGACCGAAAATCTCACGACGTTGCTGAGCTTCCTCCCACAGTTGTGGGAGGGAGTTCAGACGACGATCATCCTCACGGTCGTCGGAAGCCTCGGCGCCGTCATCATCGCGCTCGTTCTCGGACTCGCGATGACGTCCACGCATGCGTGGCTGCGCGTCCCGGCGCGCATCATCGTCGAATTCTTCCGCGGCACCTCCCTGCTCGTGCAGCTGTTCTGGCTGTTCTACGTCTTCCCGCTCCTCGGGGTCGAGCTCGACCCTATGATCTGCGGCATCGGGGCCCTGGCGCTCAACTACGGCGCCTATTCCGCCGAGGTGGTCCGTTCATCGATCACCACCGTCGACAAAGGGCAATGGGAGGCCGCGATCGCACTGAGCCTCTCCCCGACCCGACGGATGATCCGCGTGATCTTCCCGCAGGCCTGGGCACTGATGATCCCGTCGCTGGCCACCCTGCTCATTCAGCTGCTCAAGGGCACCGCGGTCGTCTCATTCATCACTCTCCAGGACCTCACCGACAAGATCACGCAGCTGCGTCAGTCCACGAACGACACGTACTTCGCCTTCACCGTCGGCCTCATCATCTACTTCGTCATCGCCTGGCTGATCCAGGAGCTCATGAACTTCCTCGAACGCAGAGCCACGGCCGCTCTGGGACGCAGGCGACCGAACTCGCGATCCGACCGTCGCGAGGCCAGGCGCCTCGCCCGTGAGGATGCCATACGCAAGGACCGCCTCAAGTCTCAGATCAGGGGTGCCGGCGCCGGCTCGAGAGGGGGAGGCCGATGA
- the ehuB gene encoding ectoine/hydroxyectoine ABC transporter substrate-binding protein EhuB yields MKLKGLAAATSILALTLTLGACGGSDSDKSTLQKAVDEGKITVGFAGEAPYSFEEGGELQGASVALAKAVFKELGVDDVEGVNTEFGSLIPGLNAERFDAISAGMSILPDRCEQASFGDPEFMYTTALMTKKGKQEGMKTLDDVKEKGLKLATMTGAIESDYADSLGIKAQQVGTPQDGMDAVTTGRADVFALTGISLNWMAKNNKDADVEVSESFVQEIDGVPQVGAGATVFRTGDDEIRDEWNKALEKIVSDEKSYLDIVGDYGFTKEERPDGSITTDQLCKGELPTADS; encoded by the coding sequence ATGAAACTCAAAGGACTGGCCGCCGCGACATCGATCCTCGCGCTGACGCTCACCCTCGGTGCCTGCGGCGGAAGCGACTCGGACAAGTCGACTCTGCAGAAGGCCGTCGACGAGGGAAAGATCACGGTCGGCTTCGCCGGTGAAGCTCCGTACAGCTTCGAAGAGGGCGGTGAGCTCCAAGGAGCGTCCGTGGCTCTGGCCAAGGCGGTGTTCAAGGAGCTCGGCGTCGATGACGTCGAAGGCGTCAACACCGAGTTCGGCTCGCTCATCCCGGGTCTCAACGCCGAGCGCTTCGACGCGATCTCGGCCGGCATGTCGATTCTGCCCGACCGCTGCGAACAGGCCTCCTTCGGCGATCCCGAGTTCATGTACACCACGGCTCTGATGACGAAGAAGGGCAAGCAGGAGGGGATGAAGACCCTCGACGACGTCAAGGAGAAGGGCCTCAAGCTCGCCACCATGACCGGTGCGATCGAATCCGACTACGCGGACAGCCTGGGTATCAAGGCTCAGCAGGTCGGCACTCCGCAGGACGGCATGGACGCTGTGACCACCGGTCGTGCCGATGTCTTCGCCCTCACGGGCATCTCGCTCAATTGGATGGCGAAGAACAACAAGGACGCCGACGTCGAAGTCAGCGAATCCTTCGTCCAGGAGATCGACGGAGTCCCGCAGGTCGGAGCCGGTGCCACGGTCTTCCGCACCGGTGACGACGAGATCCGCGACGAATGGAACAAGGCCCTGGAGAAGATCGTCTCCGACGAGAAGTCCTACCTCGACATCGTCGGGGACTACGGCTTCACGAAGGAGGAGCGTCCGGACGGTTCGATCACGACCGATCAGCTGTGCAAGGGCGAACTTCCCACCGCTGATTCCTGA
- a CDS encoding GntR family transcriptional regulator produces the protein MTNSPASELPVLRKVVRSSTIDLIVDQIRNAIYSGSLEPGQSINEVRTAELLAVSRPSLREALQRLISEGVMTHAPGRGVHVRRMRTADIDDVYAVREAIESQAVKLVIRHGRATSRIGQSLRELEYAIEDNVARTIGDADLNFHHAIVACSRSMRLIDLMKVSMVHTRLLSLSDKRGYEVRCDLIDSHRKLAEAVAAGDEPRALAIVAGIMAESASRLHGFGDGFDGRTLKGRDDESQADDQWLQLREQPNDTMRA, from the coding sequence GTGACGAATTCTCCTGCCTCCGAGCTGCCGGTGTTGCGCAAAGTGGTCCGCTCGTCGACGATCGACCTCATCGTCGATCAGATCCGCAACGCCATCTACAGCGGTTCGCTCGAGCCCGGCCAGTCGATCAACGAAGTGCGCACGGCCGAGCTGCTCGCGGTGTCGCGCCCGTCTCTGCGGGAGGCCCTGCAGCGTCTCATCAGCGAAGGCGTGATGACGCATGCTCCCGGACGGGGCGTGCATGTGAGGCGGATGCGCACCGCCGATATCGATGACGTCTATGCCGTGCGCGAGGCGATCGAATCGCAGGCGGTCAAGCTCGTCATCCGTCACGGTCGGGCCACCTCCCGGATCGGGCAGTCGCTGCGGGAGCTGGAGTATGCCATCGAGGACAACGTCGCGCGCACGATCGGCGACGCCGACCTCAACTTCCACCATGCGATCGTCGCGTGTTCCCGATCGATGCGGCTGATCGACCTCATGAAGGTCTCGATGGTCCACACCCGCCTGCTGTCGCTGTCCGACAAGCGCGGCTACGAGGTCCGGTGCGACCTCATCGACAGTCACCGCAAACTCGCCGAGGCGGTCGCCGCCGGTGACGAACCCCGTGCTCTGGCCATCGTCGCCGGGATCATGGCCGAGTCGGCCTCCCGCCTGCACGGATTCGGTGACGGCTTCGACGGACGGACGCTCAAGGGCCGCGACGATGAGTCACAGGCCGATGACCAGTGGCTGCAGCTGCGCGAGCAGCCGAACGATACGATGAGAGCATGA
- the coaD gene encoding pantetheine-phosphate adenylyltransferase, producing MKVVCPGSYDPITMGHLDIIARSSRLFEQVVVAVVHNPSKSGRFDPEVRADLIRRSLTEDERTQGAQNITIDLVSGGLLVDYCASIGAPAVVKGLRSGTDFAYELPMALMNRHLSELETIFVPGDPKFEHVSSSLIKEVHSGGGDIEGLVPTSVLAALRGDVPGDDGAR from the coding sequence ATGAAGGTCGTCTGCCCCGGTTCCTATGACCCGATCACCATGGGTCATCTCGATATCATCGCCCGCAGCTCTCGGCTGTTCGAGCAGGTGGTTGTGGCGGTCGTCCACAATCCCTCGAAGTCCGGTCGCTTCGACCCGGAAGTCCGCGCGGACCTCATCCGCCGGTCCCTGACCGAGGACGAACGTACTCAGGGTGCGCAGAACATCACGATCGACCTCGTCTCCGGCGGCCTCCTCGTCGACTACTGCGCGAGCATCGGCGCCCCCGCCGTCGTCAAGGGTCTGCGTTCGGGCACCGACTTCGCCTACGAACTGCCGATGGCGCTGATGAACAGGCACCTGTCCGAGCTCGAGACGATCTTCGTCCCCGGCGACCCGAAGTTCGAACACGTCTCCTCCTCGCTCATCAAGGAAGTCCACTCGGGCGGCGGGGACATCGAAGGCCTCGTCCCCACCTCGGTGCTGGCGGCTCTGCGAGGCGACGTCCCCGGCGACGACGGCGCCCGCTGA
- a CDS encoding MFS transporter, whose product MSAAAPANRAWFPGLVIHTVLAHATYNGVRVLISYRTLELGGTGFVLGLMTAVYSLVPLLTALFIGRLVDRGYATAVLWTGTVLSVLPVALAATAPNLGVLLVATMSLGVGQLLTTVASQALIPQSFPAAQMTSKFGHLTLGVSIGQTIGLPLAGMVADATSGDTAITNALWFMTAVSALTLIAAVIVMLRGRTPHVSRAEAAEGAQTPWALLSLRGMKPAIFASMATLAAVDLMTAYLPLIGQQNGLSVTTVTWLLALRTLASVVSRLFIGSLTARWRNLSLLWTASATAGISVVLIPVLSQPWMLGVLLTVAGFCFGLTQPLTMSWVSTLADAKNRAAVLSIRLAGNRLSQVAIPSAASALTVVAGSGIVFTMSGALLVIAGAVTWRSEHERW is encoded by the coding sequence ATGAGCGCGGCAGCACCGGCCAACCGGGCCTGGTTCCCAGGCCTCGTCATCCACACCGTGCTCGCGCACGCCACCTACAACGGCGTCCGCGTCCTCATCTCCTACCGCACCCTCGAGCTCGGCGGAACGGGATTCGTCCTCGGTCTGATGACGGCCGTGTACTCCCTCGTCCCGCTGCTCACCGCCCTGTTCATCGGCCGCCTCGTCGATCGCGGCTACGCCACCGCGGTGCTGTGGACGGGGACGGTGCTGTCGGTCCTGCCCGTCGCGCTCGCGGCCACCGCCCCCAACCTCGGCGTGCTGCTGGTCGCCACGATGAGCCTGGGCGTCGGGCAGCTGCTGACCACGGTCGCCTCCCAGGCGCTCATCCCGCAGAGCTTCCCGGCCGCACAGATGACCTCGAAGTTCGGCCACCTCACCCTCGGCGTCTCGATCGGACAGACCATCGGACTGCCCCTGGCGGGAATGGTCGCCGACGCCACCTCCGGAGACACGGCGATCACGAATGCCCTGTGGTTCATGACGGCGGTCTCCGCGCTCACCCTCATCGCCGCCGTCATCGTCATGCTCCGCGGCAGGACCCCGCACGTCTCCCGCGCCGAGGCGGCCGAAGGTGCACAGACACCCTGGGCCCTGCTGTCGCTGCGGGGGATGAAGCCGGCGATCTTCGCGTCCATGGCCACACTGGCCGCCGTCGATCTGATGACCGCCTACCTGCCGCTCATCGGCCAGCAGAACGGACTGTCCGTGACCACGGTGACCTGGCTGCTCGCGCTGCGCACCCTGGCGTCGGTGGTCTCACGGCTCTTCATCGGAAGCCTCACGGCCAGGTGGCGGAACCTGTCCCTGCTGTGGACCGCCTCGGCGACGGCCGGAATCAGCGTCGTTCTCATTCCCGTACTCAGCCAGCCCTGGATGCTCGGTGTGCTGCTCACGGTCGCAGGATTCTGCTTCGGGCTCACCCAGCCGCTGACCATGTCCTGGGTCTCCACTCTCGCCGATGCGAAGAACCGGGCCGCGGTGCTCTCGATCCGCTTGGCGGGCAACCGACTCAGCCAGGTCGCGATTCCCTCGGCCGCCTCGGCGCTGACGGTCGTCGCCGGATCGGGGATCGTGTTCACGATGTCCGGGGCGCTCCTCGTCATCGCCGGCGCCGTGACATGGCGCAGCGAACACGAACGATGGTGA
- a CDS encoding YceD family protein, translating to MKNRSEFVYDLRSMGLLGHPGEWERVNTTLSAPADLKIEVIGVAEGSPLTLELMFESVSEGIYVSGTVSATARGEDARTLEPIELPIDVDIQEMYVYEQAEGDEDSYVIDRDQLDLEPAIRDAVVMALPFNPSQDESEEFSYTLGEDLEVDEDESESPFASLKNLLEEKKES from the coding sequence ATGAAGAACAGATCTGAATTCGTCTATGATCTCAGATCCATGGGATTGCTCGGTCATCCGGGTGAGTGGGAACGGGTGAACACCACCTTGTCGGCTCCAGCGGATCTCAAGATCGAAGTGATCGGGGTTGCGGAAGGTTCACCACTGACGCTCGAGCTGATGTTCGAAAGCGTGTCGGAGGGGATCTACGTGTCGGGGACAGTCTCGGCGACGGCCCGCGGCGAAGACGCGAGGACGCTCGAACCCATCGAGCTGCCTATAGATGTGGACATCCAGGAGATGTACGTCTATGAGCAGGCCGAAGGGGACGAGGACTCCTACGTCATCGACCGGGATCAGCTCGACCTCGAGCCCGCGATCAGAGACGCCGTCGTGATGGCTCTGCCGTTCAATCCTTCACAGGATGAGAGCGAGGAGTTCAGCTACACCCTGGGGGAGGACCTCGAGGTGGACGAGGACGAATCCGAATCGCCGTTCGCATCATTGAAGAATCTGTTGGAAGAGAAGAAAGAGAGCTAG
- the rpmF gene encoding 50S ribosomal protein L32 has translation MAVPKRKLSRSNTRHRRSQWKAKAPNLVKTVENGRVVYSRPHQAKVVEDTAGTPLYLEYKGRKVADV, from the coding sequence GTGGCTGTTCCGAAGCGTAAATTGTCGCGCAGCAACACCCGCCACCGTCGTTCGCAGTGGAAGGCCAAGGCTCCGAACCTGGTCAAGACTGTGGAGAACGGTCGCGTTGTGTACTCGCGCCCCCACCAGGCCAAGGTCGTCGAAGACACAGCCGGCACCCCGCTGTACCTCGAGTACAAGGGCCGCAAGGTCGCTGACGTCTGA
- the rnc gene encoding ribonuclease III, translating into MDTDTTAALKKSLGIDIDPETFRLALTHRSFAFEAGGIPTNERLEFLGDSVLGLVATESLFYDNPDLPEGQLAKMRSAVVNTRALASIARRHGIGEHILLGKGEELTGGRNKDSILADTVEALIGATFVSRGREEAFAFVHRLIDGMLDDAVNLGAGMDFKTTLQEAAADLDLGAVSYDITSSGPDHAMVFTATAMLGANSWGAGDGSSKKAAEAAAAEVAVKAIRTIYPDYRR; encoded by the coding sequence GTGGACACTGACACCACAGCAGCACTGAAGAAGAGTCTCGGGATCGATATTGATCCCGAGACTTTTCGTCTCGCGCTCACACACCGCTCCTTCGCCTTCGAAGCCGGTGGGATCCCCACCAACGAGCGCCTCGAGTTCCTCGGGGACTCCGTTCTGGGCCTCGTCGCCACCGAGTCGCTGTTCTATGACAACCCGGACCTGCCCGAGGGTCAGCTGGCCAAGATGCGTTCGGCCGTCGTCAACACGCGTGCCCTGGCATCGATCGCCCGCCGGCACGGCATCGGCGAGCACATTCTGCTGGGCAAGGGCGAGGAGCTGACCGGCGGCCGGAACAAGGACTCCATCCTCGCCGACACGGTCGAGGCGCTCATCGGCGCCACCTTCGTCTCCCGTGGACGCGAAGAGGCCTTCGCCTTCGTCCACCGGCTCATCGACGGCATGCTCGACGACGCGGTCAACCTCGGCGCGGGCATGGACTTCAAGACCACCCTGCAGGAGGCCGCGGCCGACCTCGACCTCGGCGCCGTGAGCTACGACATCACCTCGTCCGGGCCCGACCATGCGATGGTCTTCACCGCCACAGCGATGCTCGGCGCGAACAGCTGGGGCGCCGGCGACGGGTCCTCGAAGAAGGCCGCCGAAGCCGCAGCCGCCGAGGTGGCCGTCAAAGCCATCCGCACCATCTACCCGGACTACCGGCGCTGA
- the mutM gene encoding bifunctional DNA-formamidopyrimidine glycosylase/DNA-(apurinic or apyrimidinic site) lyase produces the protein MPELPEVESVRRGVDEWTAGTTITGAEVADPRILGTTSQRRIDPSAVSGFVSAVTGAHILRTERRGKFMWLSLREQAGLSAGPELGILLHLGMSGQLRIHSPGEEVHRHTRAVLNLDSGRELRFVDQRIFGHIGVQPLVHGYGRLVPASAVHIAADPLESAFDPEMVVGELARKRTAIKSALLDQTLISGIGNIYADEALYRAGVHPLAVPVRTRKSRLVAVLESATKVMSDALAVGGTSFDALYVNVNGESGYFDRALLVYGRGGQECVRCGTEIAKTTVGGRGTHYCPNCQRFPRYR, from the coding sequence TTGCCTGAGCTTCCCGAGGTCGAAAGCGTTCGTCGCGGCGTCGACGAATGGACGGCCGGAACCACGATCACCGGCGCCGAGGTGGCCGACCCGCGAATTCTGGGCACGACGTCCCAGCGACGCATCGACCCGTCCGCGGTTTCCGGGTTCGTTTCGGCCGTGACCGGGGCGCACATCCTTAGGACCGAGCGTCGCGGGAAGTTCATGTGGCTGAGCCTGAGGGAGCAGGCCGGACTCTCTGCCGGCCCCGAACTCGGCATTCTCCTGCATCTCGGCATGAGCGGTCAGCTGCGCATCCACTCACCCGGTGAGGAGGTCCACCGGCACACTCGTGCGGTCCTGAACCTCGACAGCGGCCGCGAACTGCGCTTCGTCGACCAGCGGATCTTCGGCCATATCGGCGTCCAGCCTCTCGTGCACGGGTACGGTCGCCTCGTCCCCGCCTCGGCGGTGCACATCGCCGCCGATCCTCTCGAGTCCGCGTTCGACCCCGAGATGGTCGTCGGTGAGCTGGCGCGCAAGCGCACGGCGATCAAGTCCGCGCTGCTCGATCAGACGCTCATCAGCGGGATCGGGAACATCTATGCCGACGAGGCCCTGTACAGGGCGGGAGTCCACCCGCTGGCGGTGCCCGTGCGGACACGGAAGAGCCGCCTCGTCGCCGTGCTCGAATCCGCGACGAAGGTGATGAGCGATGCCCTGGCAGTCGGCGGTACGAGCTTCGACGCTCTCTACGTCAACGTCAACGGCGAATCCGGCTACTTCGACCGAGCGCTGCTCGTCTACGGGCGCGGCGGCCAGGAATGCGTGCGCTGCGGGACCGAGATCGCGAAGACCACCGTCGGTGGTCGCGGCACCCACTACTGCCCGAACTGCCAGAGGTTCCCGAGGTACCGGTAG
- a CDS encoding DoxX family protein, whose amino-acid sequence MFTVPTFIGAVVLLLVRALLTVAFVREFLVKAKDIPAFARNDGLNVPTAWFVAVAELAAALSFATGVLAQLAGIGVIVLMIITTSLHVFKWNSTYWASAGGPEYDLLLLVLAAVITAFGAGPIAIPALFGM is encoded by the coding sequence ATGTTCACGGTTCCGACTTTCATCGGTGCGGTGGTGCTGCTGCTCGTCAGGGCACTGCTGACCGTGGCCTTCGTCCGCGAATTCTTGGTCAAGGCCAAAGACATTCCGGCGTTTGCGAGGAACGACGGTCTCAACGTTCCGACCGCGTGGTTCGTCGCCGTCGCCGAGCTCGCCGCCGCACTCTCATTTGCGACCGGCGTCCTCGCACAATTGGCCGGAATCGGCGTGATCGTCCTGATGATCATCACGACCAGTCTGCACGTCTTCAAATGGAATTCGACTTACTGGGCCTCAGCCGGCGGACCCGAATACGACCTGCTTCTGCTGGTGCTGGCCGCCGTCATCACAGCATTCGGGGCCGGCCCGATAGCGATCCCGGCCCTGTTCGGCATGTGA
- a CDS encoding CorA family divalent cation transporter, whose amino-acid sequence MIVVDGIEALREHTSDTLCVLATPEDRELADDASTALGLKLHTAHPAPRRPMAAVVDDQISLVLVILDEDREQHTLRLHARDRGLLVVGDDKALAAVKAGLPVDSDDTWSVLVGLVLIVARRCEEALDEIDERCQELETQAIGYASSPQRRSMGRLRAELFRIGETQVAQKNLLSADEELAQSLGEDHQRLLARAETAFGANHSMTTRLYAMLGDVLNEQDSVVSERLTLVATIFLPLTLATGFFGMNFQWMLDRLDALPAFIVFGLAVPGLLTVATLFFIRRLTRSS is encoded by the coding sequence ATGATCGTTGTCGACGGCATCGAGGCGTTGCGTGAACACACTTCCGACACCCTCTGCGTCCTCGCCACGCCCGAGGACAGGGAGCTTGCGGACGATGCGTCGACAGCCCTCGGCCTGAAGTTGCACACCGCACACCCTGCGCCGAGGCGACCGATGGCTGCGGTCGTCGATGATCAGATCAGTCTGGTGCTGGTGATTCTCGACGAGGACCGAGAGCAGCACACTCTGCGGCTCCATGCTCGCGACCGCGGCCTGCTCGTCGTCGGCGACGACAAGGCGCTGGCCGCCGTCAAAGCGGGACTCCCCGTCGATTCGGACGACACTTGGTCGGTGCTGGTCGGGCTCGTGCTCATCGTGGCTCGCCGTTGCGAGGAGGCTCTCGATGAGATCGATGAACGGTGCCAGGAACTCGAAACACAGGCGATCGGCTACGCATCGTCCCCGCAGCGACGGTCCATGGGACGGCTGCGCGCCGAGCTCTTCCGCATCGGAGAGACCCAGGTGGCGCAGAAGAACCTCCTATCGGCGGACGAGGAGCTCGCGCAGAGCCTCGGCGAGGATCATCAGAGGCTGCTCGCCCGAGCGGAGACCGCCTTCGGAGCCAACCATTCGATGACCACCCGCCTCTACGCGATGCTCGGCGACGTCCTCAACGAACAGGACAGCGTCGTGTCCGAACGGCTGACCCTGGTGGCGACGATCTTCCTGCCGCTGACCTTGGCGACGGGCTTCTTCGGCATGAATTTCCAATGGATGCTCGACCGACTGGACGCCCTGCCGGCATTCATCGTCTTCGGGCTTGCGGTACCCGGTCTGCTCACTGTGGCGACGCTCTTCTTCATCCGCCGGCTGACGCGTTCGTCCTGA